One Cohnella candidum genomic region harbors:
- a CDS encoding sulfate ABC transporter substrate-binding protein, protein MSKSVRIVILILVAFLLTSTTVFGAVTKKNEKKNVTLLNVSYDPTRELYVAYNDAFAKYWKKKTGQTVTVKQSHGGSGAQARAVIDGLEADVVTLALEYDVSAIEKKGLIAPGWQKRLANNSAPYKSTIVFLVRKGNPKNIKDWDDLIKPGVSVITPNPKTSGGARWNYLAALAYALKHNDNNQDKAKEFVKKLYQNVPVLDTGARGATNTFVEKGIGDVLLAWENEAYLSKKEYGDKFEIVTPSLSILAEPTVAVVTKNVNKHDTRQVATAYLDYLYTEEGQRIAAQNFYRPINTKVAKEFQKQFPTLNLVTIADFGGWDKAQKTYFADGGQFDQIYSQK, encoded by the coding sequence ATGAGTAAGTCGGTTCGCATCGTCATCCTGATTCTGGTCGCCTTCTTGCTGACGTCGACAACCGTATTCGGCGCCGTCACCAAGAAGAACGAGAAGAAGAACGTCACGCTTCTGAACGTCTCCTACGATCCAACCCGGGAATTGTATGTCGCTTATAATGACGCTTTCGCGAAGTACTGGAAAAAGAAAACGGGGCAAACCGTTACCGTTAAACAATCCCACGGAGGCTCCGGCGCGCAGGCCAGGGCCGTCATCGACGGGCTGGAAGCGGATGTCGTGACCCTGGCATTGGAGTACGACGTCAGCGCGATCGAGAAAAAAGGATTGATTGCCCCCGGCTGGCAAAAACGGCTCGCCAACAACAGCGCTCCGTACAAATCGACGATCGTGTTCTTGGTCCGCAAAGGAAACCCGAAGAACATCAAAGATTGGGACGATCTGATCAAACCCGGCGTATCGGTCATCACTCCGAACCCCAAAACCTCGGGAGGCGCGCGTTGGAACTACTTGGCCGCACTGGCATACGCTCTGAAACACAATGACAACAACCAAGATAAAGCCAAAGAATTCGTGAAGAAGCTCTACCAAAACGTGCCGGTCCTCGATACCGGAGCACGCGGAGCGACGAACACGTTCGTGGAAAAAGGGATCGGCGACGTCCTGCTCGCTTGGGAGAACGAGGCGTACTTATCCAAAAAAGAATACGGCGACAAATTCGAGATCGTAACGCCATCCTTAAGCATTCTGGCGGAGCCTACCGTCGCCGTCGTCACGAAGAACGTCAACAAACATGATACCCGCCAAGTCGCAACCGCCTACCTCGACTATCTCTATACGGAAGAAGGACAACGGATCGCCGCCCAGAACTTCTACCGCCCGATCAATACGAAAGTGGCCAAAGAGTTCCAGAAGCAATTTCCGACGTTGAACTTGGTTACGATCGCCGACTTCGGCGGCTGGGACAAAGCGCAGAAAACGTATTTCGCCGACGGCGGACAGTTCGACCAAATCTACTCCCAAAAATAA
- a CDS encoding WG repeat-containing protein, with amino-acid sequence MLGKQPVPSKWLRKIAITAAVAVVSGLASYSHSYAASPSISVEVDGVLQQGLVPTFQHGNTLLPLDSVASAIGAAAEWKGDGKSVTLRQGKRTVTFTAGTRTVLVNGKSSPLSDAPKITGGKWWIPVRITVEAFGGQVEWDKASKTLDIVPRLHAYSANGKWGYVNVFGDTVVSPQFDEARSFSEGLAVVKQGGKYGYANLQGNIVVTPQYDTAYDFSDGLALIVKDGVSGYVDANGKQVLTPKYDELFDFSEGLALVRSGDLFGYIDHTGKEAIPLQYEDAFYFSGGLAGVQVEGKYGYIDRTGGTVVAPRFQSVADVSEGLGLVQDDGSFGYIAAAGGYAISPSYAKAFPFSEGLAAVENDGKFSYIDHKGKTVITTEFEDAGNFHDGLAYFVKDGKYGYIDAKGKVVIQPQYDSVEDFDHGLAVVIKDGAASLINTKGISVAKTEIPAEDSPAPSAS; translated from the coding sequence ATGCTCGGTAAACAACCCGTTCCTTCAAAGTGGTTAAGAAAAATCGCCATAACGGCGGCCGTCGCGGTCGTATCCGGCCTTGCCTCCTACTCCCACTCTTACGCTGCCTCCCCATCAATAAGCGTCGAGGTTGACGGAGTGCTCCAGCAAGGGCTGGTTCCGACATTCCAGCACGGCAATACGCTGCTCCCCTTGGATTCCGTCGCTTCCGCGATCGGAGCGGCCGCCGAATGGAAGGGAGACGGCAAGTCGGTCACCCTTCGCCAAGGAAAACGGACGGTCACGTTCACGGCCGGCACACGCACGGTTCTCGTAAACGGCAAATCCAGTCCGCTCTCCGACGCACCGAAAATCACCGGCGGCAAATGGTGGATTCCCGTTCGTATCACCGTCGAGGCATTCGGGGGGCAAGTGGAATGGGATAAAGCCTCGAAAACGCTGGATATCGTCCCACGGCTTCATGCCTATTCCGCAAATGGAAAATGGGGATACGTCAACGTATTCGGCGACACCGTAGTAAGTCCTCAATTCGATGAGGCGCGCAGCTTCAGCGAAGGACTCGCCGTAGTGAAGCAAGGCGGCAAGTACGGTTACGCGAATTTGCAAGGCAATATCGTCGTGACGCCTCAGTACGATACGGCATACGACTTTTCGGACGGATTGGCGCTGATCGTCAAAGACGGAGTATCCGGTTACGTCGATGCCAACGGCAAGCAAGTCCTGACACCCAAATACGACGAACTCTTCGATTTCTCCGAAGGTTTGGCGCTGGTGCGTTCCGGCGATCTGTTCGGTTATATTGACCACACGGGGAAAGAAGCGATTCCGCTTCAATACGAAGACGCGTTCTACTTCTCGGGCGGATTGGCCGGCGTTCAAGTCGAAGGCAAATACGGCTATATCGATCGAACCGGCGGAACGGTAGTCGCCCCCAGATTCCAAAGCGTAGCGGACGTTAGCGAGGGTCTCGGACTGGTACAGGATGACGGCTCCTTCGGGTATATCGCTGCGGCCGGAGGTTATGCGATCTCGCCATCTTACGCCAAGGCGTTTCCGTTTAGCGAAGGCCTCGCGGCGGTGGAGAACGACGGAAAATTCTCGTATATCGACCACAAAGGCAAGACGGTTATTACGACGGAATTCGAGGATGCCGGCAACTTCCATGACGGATTGGCTTATTTCGTCAAGGACGGCAAATACGGTTATATCGATGCCAAAGGCAAAGTCGTCATTCAGCCTCAATACGATTCCGTCGAGGATTTCGATCATGGGCTGGCTGTCGTCATCAAAGACGGGGCCGCAAGCCTGATCAACACCAAAGGAATTTCGGTGGCCAAAACGGAGATACCGGCGGAGGATTCTCCCGCTCCCTCTGCATCTTAA
- a CDS encoding ATP-grasp domain-containing protein, giving the protein MDRNDFIPIILGSDENAYGIVRLIHETYRIKPLLLCTRLLIPTMHSNLFDLVQIDRFDHDDVFPGKLLSILEKHAAPNKKLIVIPCSDYYAGMLSRHYGKFKGLIANHFISDTLLDTLDTKDKFYELCERFGLDYPKTVVCEPHERESVLERMDFQFPIVVKPENSNAYDYLHCHFEGKKKVFFFNKREDYLAMIRSMNTSDYGGKLIIQEFIPGGDSAMRVINSYSDDNGNVKMMCLGQPVLEEYAPKTLGNYAAIISRSDMDIYARVKAFLEKIGYIGFSNIDMKFDSRTGKYMMFEINPRLGRSSLFVRAAGLNMIAALIDQVVYGKDNDCVYGQATALWTNVPRTVLKRYVTDQGLSAEMNQLYKQKKVIISLWYNKDLNLKRIISVSRYFVGHINNYRRYYFDKEQATLS; this is encoded by the coding sequence ATGGATCGTAACGATTTTATTCCGATTATACTAGGCAGCGACGAGAACGCTTATGGCATCGTCAGACTTATCCATGAAACTTACCGGATCAAACCGCTCTTGCTCTGCACGCGGCTGCTCATCCCGACGATGCACAGCAACTTGTTCGATCTCGTCCAAATCGACCGCTTCGACCATGATGACGTCTTCCCCGGCAAGCTGTTGTCCATTCTGGAGAAACACGCCGCCCCGAACAAGAAGCTGATCGTCATTCCTTGCTCGGATTACTATGCAGGGATGTTATCCCGCCACTATGGCAAGTTCAAAGGACTGATCGCGAATCATTTCATCTCCGACACATTGTTGGATACGCTCGATACGAAAGACAAGTTCTATGAACTTTGCGAACGATTCGGCCTGGATTATCCGAAGACGGTCGTTTGCGAGCCTCATGAGCGCGAAAGCGTGTTGGAACGCATGGACTTTCAATTTCCGATCGTCGTAAAGCCCGAAAACAGCAACGCCTATGACTATTTGCATTGTCATTTCGAAGGCAAGAAGAAGGTTTTCTTCTTTAACAAAAGAGAAGATTACTTGGCGATGATCCGCAGCATGAATACGTCCGATTACGGCGGGAAATTAATCATTCAAGAGTTTATTCCCGGCGGCGACAGTGCCATGCGCGTGATCAACAGCTATTCCGACGATAACGGGAATGTGAAAATGATGTGCCTCGGCCAACCCGTGCTCGAAGAATACGCCCCGAAAACGCTCGGCAACTACGCCGCCATCATCAGCCGCTCCGATATGGACATTTATGCGAGGGTTAAGGCATTTTTGGAGAAGATCGGTTATATCGGATTTTCCAATATCGACATGAAGTTCGACAGCAGGACAGGTAAATATATGATGTTCGAAATCAATCCGCGGCTCGGCAGAAGCAGTTTGTTCGTCCGCGCGGCCGGATTGAATATGATTGCTGCGCTCATCGATCAAGTCGTTTACGGCAAAGACAACGATTGTGTTTACGGACAAGCAACCGCTCTATGGACCAATGTGCCGAGAACTGTATTGAAGCGCTACGTCACCGATCAGGGATTGTCGGCCGAGATGAATCAGCTGTACAAACAAAAGAAAGTGATCATATCGCTTTGGTACAACAAGGACCTGAACTTGAAGCGAATCATTAGCGTCTCACGCTACTTTGTCGGTCATATCAACAATTATCGGCGTTATTACTTCGATAAAGAGCAAGCCACGTTGAGTTGA
- a CDS encoding SDR family oxidoreductase produces MGDKRVALVTGANKGIGFEIAKQLGNRGVTVLVGARDEARGIAAVNRLKAQGIAAQFVLLDVKDQHTIDEAADSIAHRYGKLDILVNNAGIFLNEPLPSGNDVSTLKEVYETNVFGVFRMTKTMLPLLRKSDGGRIVNMSSSLGSLTLNSDPDFELATFIVLGYNSSKTGVNALTVFFANELRNTPIKVNSADPGYCATDMNGYSGPRSPEQGASVAVYLATLPDGGPTGGFFNEVGAVPW; encoded by the coding sequence ATGGGAGACAAGCGGGTCGCGTTGGTGACGGGAGCGAACAAGGGAATCGGATTCGAAATTGCCAAGCAACTGGGGAATAGAGGAGTGACAGTGCTGGTCGGAGCAAGAGACGAAGCCCGGGGAATCGCCGCCGTAAACAGGCTGAAAGCCCAAGGCATTGCGGCTCAATTCGTTTTGCTCGACGTCAAGGACCAGCATACGATCGATGAGGCCGCCGACTCTATTGCGCACCGTTATGGAAAGCTCGACATTCTGGTAAATAACGCGGGCATTTTCCTGAATGAGCCCCTGCCGAGCGGGAACGACGTTTCAACGCTGAAGGAAGTTTACGAGACGAACGTGTTCGGCGTTTTCCGCATGACGAAAACGATGCTTCCGCTGCTTCGGAAATCCGATGGAGGAAGAATCGTGAACATGTCGAGTTCCTTGGGTTCTCTTACGTTGAACAGCGATCCGGACTTCGAACTCGCCACGTTCATCGTGCTCGGCTACAATTCTTCGAAAACCGGCGTGAACGCGTTGACCGTCTTTTTCGCTAACGAGTTGAGAAATACTCCGATCAAGGTCAACTCCGCGGATCCAGGTTATTGCGCGACGGACATGAACGGATACTCCGGTCCGCGGAGCCCTGAGCAAGGGGCCTCGGTCGCCGTGTATCTCGCCACGCTTCCGGACGGCGGTCCGACCGGCGGATTCTTCAACGAAGTTGGAGCGGTTCCTTGGTGA
- a CDS encoding response regulator → MNVMVVDDEYGIRSHLASMIRGFGSLNVREAVNGRDALEQMEVSPPEIVLTDIRMPVMDGMELIRQSRTRFPDVWFIVLSNFAEFELAQQALQFGARNYLLKATITKDKVEEEVRRAVLHQEKAKEKEVRFNPNEMLMVQNSLFYERLDGHIQNAEMLRRAERLQVSVFGSASFDLPSKFFVMEIERFADWTGARFGGQTDLAVYALANVVRECSKRWNGENELFHSGQNRFVVLDFGETDDDRHEGKVREVLAATRKFLGLEASVLLNCEFAGLNGFFDKVSESAELMDPFFYETEACVVDAKQAMEREAELDLYSYFQSVEGGKGRLQLTELPGLVETFFELLRHLRRPSSSAKDDVRTLIRFIEKGGYAVPATLKTEIDRVQAYRLSDFKAPFGKWLDEMGGLGRQREEISKALSYIHERYADKIALEDLCAHVNLSRSHLSKLFKDQQGVSVMEYLEAYRLRQARLLLRTTKHPIAEIADRAGIGDVFYFSKLYKKHFGVNPSKDR, encoded by the coding sequence ATGAACGTCATGGTCGTGGACGACGAATACGGAATACGCAGCCACCTGGCTTCCATGATCCGCGGATTCGGGAGCTTGAACGTACGGGAGGCGGTCAACGGCCGGGACGCCCTGGAGCAGATGGAGGTTTCCCCCCCGGAAATCGTGCTGACGGACATCCGGATGCCGGTGATGGACGGGATGGAGCTGATCCGCCAATCCCGGACGCGGTTCCCGGACGTCTGGTTCATCGTGCTGAGCAATTTCGCCGAATTCGAGCTGGCGCAGCAAGCGCTGCAGTTCGGGGCTCGCAATTACTTGCTGAAAGCGACCATCACCAAGGATAAGGTCGAAGAAGAAGTGCGCAGGGCGGTACTCCACCAGGAGAAGGCGAAGGAGAAAGAAGTCCGCTTCAATCCGAACGAAATGCTGATGGTCCAGAATTCCCTGTTTTACGAACGGTTAGACGGCCATATTCAAAACGCGGAAATGCTGCGAAGGGCGGAACGTCTGCAGGTTTCGGTATTCGGCTCGGCCTCCTTCGACCTGCCTTCCAAGTTCTTCGTCATGGAGATCGAAAGATTCGCCGATTGGACGGGAGCCAGATTCGGCGGGCAGACCGACCTGGCCGTTTACGCGCTCGCCAACGTTGTGAGGGAATGCAGCAAGCGGTGGAACGGGGAGAACGAGCTGTTCCATTCGGGACAAAACCGCTTCGTCGTGTTGGACTTCGGAGAGACGGACGACGATCGCCACGAGGGCAAAGTCCGGGAGGTGCTGGCAGCCACGCGGAAGTTCTTGGGGCTCGAGGCGTCGGTGCTGCTCAATTGCGAGTTCGCCGGTTTGAACGGCTTTTTCGACAAAGTCTCGGAATCCGCGGAGCTCATGGATCCTTTTTTCTACGAGACGGAAGCTTGCGTGGTGGATGCGAAGCAAGCGATGGAGCGGGAAGCGGAGTTGGACCTTTATTCGTACTTCCAGTCCGTGGAGGGAGGAAAAGGCCGCCTTCAGCTGACGGAGCTGCCCGGGCTGGTCGAGACGTTTTTCGAGCTGCTCCGGCACTTGCGCCGCCCGTCCTCCTCCGCGAAAGACGATGTCCGGACGCTGATCCGGTTCATCGAGAAAGGCGGCTACGCCGTCCCGGCGACATTGAAAACCGAAATCGATCGCGTGCAGGCTTATCGGTTATCCGACTTTAAGGCTCCGTTCGGCAAATGGCTGGACGAAATGGGAGGGCTGGGCCGGCAGAGGGAAGAAATCTCGAAGGCGTTGTCGTATATCCATGAGCGGTATGCCGATAAAATCGCTCTGGAAGACTTGTGCGCGCACGTCAATTTAAGCCGCTCCCACCTGTCCAAGCTGTTTAAGGACCAGCAAGGCGTCTCGGTCATGGAGTATCTCGAGGCATACCGGCTGCGCCAGGCCCGGCTGCTGCTCAGGACAACCAAGCATCCGATCGCCGAGATCGCGGACCGCGCAGGCATCGGGGACGTGTTTTATTTCAGCAAGCTTTACAAAAAGCATTTCGGAGTCAATCCGAGCAAGGATCGTTAG
- a CDS encoding sensor histidine kinase, with amino-acid sequence MKWRIRGRRYLGPKSVQRRIIILLTAVFVPLTVILYSAYHYSERMMLNKVGEINQIKVDQTASRVKDLFQRAFMSTNNFIYDKAFIQALQDKDPYSIEKNSTYLQAIERLQYTFFLNEKYAVVVQDNFGGIFESNPSRLGWRKGELQGEILKTVHWDGHDFFHSFQWSVLKPEGSREPLIVLSRWIFSPVTAIKRGIVSTVIPLTNLSDILSRDNGSYEIRDDQNNLVFSTSGGKSEPSASAHTPIPLSPTPWYLVQTDSTAVIQHELRYFQLTLIATILVILVIFIISSTFVMRTVGRVFHQIRLLSKRLLNPSIDLSVPVHSDRHLAELSELLQQLMHNLEISRNNLEWAAAEKRNLEMAMLQQQMNPHFLLNTLNTIRFLAERSSQEKIGSLVLSLSYLLRQQLYRSEGYWTLEEEREYLLKYIEIQRARFGENIAVKLSFSEELLLLPILRMLLQPLVENCFEHAFGGKTSGSIWITAESYRGGVRFSVADDGVGFGNKPASASRKSIGLNNVRERLRLHYGEDAAMEISGAGSGGSTVTLLIPEMKGEAA; translated from the coding sequence ATGAAATGGAGAATCAGAGGCAGAAGGTATCTGGGTCCGAAATCGGTGCAGCGGAGAATCATCATTCTCCTGACGGCCGTATTCGTGCCGCTTACCGTGATTCTCTATTCCGCCTATCACTACTCCGAACGGATGATGCTGAACAAGGTCGGGGAGATCAACCAAATCAAGGTGGACCAGACGGCCTCCCGCGTGAAGGACCTGTTCCAACGCGCGTTCATGTCCACCAACAACTTCATTTACGACAAAGCGTTCATCCAAGCTCTTCAGGACAAGGATCCGTACAGCATCGAGAAAAACTCTACCTATTTGCAGGCCATCGAACGGCTGCAATACACCTTCTTTCTGAACGAGAAATACGCCGTGGTCGTGCAGGACAACTTCGGGGGCATATTTGAATCCAATCCTTCGCGCCTCGGATGGCGTAAAGGGGAGCTGCAAGGGGAAATTTTGAAAACGGTTCATTGGGACGGCCACGATTTCTTTCACAGCTTCCAATGGAGCGTGCTGAAGCCGGAAGGCTCCAGAGAGCCGCTGATCGTGCTGAGTCGATGGATTTTCAGTCCCGTGACCGCCATCAAACGCGGCATTGTCTCCACGGTCATTCCGCTCACGAACTTGTCGGATATTCTGAGCCGCGACAACGGCTCTTATGAAATCCGCGACGACCAGAACAACCTGGTGTTCTCGACGTCAGGGGGTAAGAGCGAGCCATCGGCTTCCGCGCATACCCCCATCCCGCTGTCGCCGACGCCCTGGTATCTGGTCCAGACGGATTCAACGGCGGTTATCCAGCATGAGCTTCGCTACTTCCAACTGACGTTGATCGCGACCATCCTCGTTATCCTCGTCATTTTCATCATTTCCTCTACTTTCGTCATGCGCACGGTCGGCCGCGTGTTCCACCAAATCCGGCTGTTGTCCAAACGGCTGCTCAATCCGTCGATCGATTTGTCCGTGCCCGTCCATTCGGACCGGCATTTGGCGGAGCTGTCCGAATTGCTGCAGCAGCTGATGCACAACTTGGAAATTTCGCGGAACAATCTGGAGTGGGCGGCCGCCGAGAAGCGCAATTTGGAAATGGCGATGCTGCAGCAGCAGATGAATCCCCATTTTCTGCTCAATACGCTGAACACGATCCGGTTTCTCGCCGAAAGGTCCTCCCAGGAGAAAATCGGCTCGCTTGTACTGTCTCTGTCCTACTTGCTCAGGCAGCAGCTTTACCGCAGCGAGGGCTATTGGACGCTGGAGGAAGAGCGGGAATACCTGCTGAAATACATCGAAATCCAGAGGGCGAGATTCGGGGAAAACATCGCGGTGAAGCTCTCTTTCTCCGAAGAGCTGCTTCTGCTGCCCATTCTTCGGATGCTTCTGCAGCCCTTGGTGGAAAATTGCTTCGAGCATGCCTTCGGCGGGAAAACGAGCGGGAGTATCTGGATTACGGCGGAAAGTTATCGCGGCGGGGTGAGATTCTCCGTGGCGGATGACGGCGTCGGTTTCGGGAATAAGCCGGCATCGGCCTCTCGGAAATCCATCGGTCTGAACAACGTGCGCGAGCGGCTTCGGCTGCATTACGGGGAAGACGCCGCCATGGAGATTTCGGGGGCGGGTTCGGGAGGATCGACCGTTACCTTGTTGATTCCGGAAATGAAAGGGGAAGCCGCATGA